A stretch of DNA from Candidatus Atribacteria bacterium:
TAATAAGAAATCCTGGATTATTTATTTTCTTTCTTTTTGGAAGTTTCAGAAATACTATCCCGCATAGAAGTATCAGCTGCAATATTCTTCAAATTGTAATAATCCATTACCCCTAATTTCCCCGTTCTTAGCGCTTCTGCCATGGCCTTAGGTACTTCTGCTTCTGCTTCTACTACCTTTGCTCTCATTTCTTGAACTCTGGCCTTCATTTCTTGCTCCTGAGCTACTGCCAAGGCCCTTCTCTGTTCAGCCCTGGCCTGAGCAATCTTTTTATCCGCTTCTGCCTGATCGGTCTGCAACATGGCGCCAATATTTTTACCAACATCTACGTCAGCAATATCTATGGATAATATTTCAAAAGCTGTCCCGGCATCTAAACCTTTTTTTAATACAGTCTTGGAAATATTATCCGGGTTTTCCAAGACGTTTTTATGGGTTTCTGCTGAACCAATAGTAGTGACAATTCCCTCTCCTACTCTAGCTATAATGGTTTCCTCACCAGCTCCTCCAACCAATCGTTCAATATTTGCTCTTACCGTCACTCTGGCAGTGGCCATAACTTGAATACCATTTTTGGCTACTGCCGCTACAATCGGTGTTTTTATTACTTTCGGGTTTACACTCATCTGTACAGCTTCTAAGACATCTCTTCCAGCTAAATCAATAGCAGTCCCCTTTTCAAAAGATAAAGGAATGCCTGCTCTTTCTGCAGCAATCAAGGCATTTATCACTCGATCAACATTTCCTCCAGCCAAGTAATGTGCTTCCAATTTGTCAATAGAAATGGTTAAACCAGCTTTGGTAGCCTTTATTAAAGCATTGACAATCTGATGGGGAGGAACTCTTCTAAGTCTCATACCTACCAAAGTAAAAATTCCCACCTTTACCCCTGCCGCTATAGCTGAAATCCATAATCCTACTGGTATAAATTGAAAGAAAATATAGATTATAAAAATTACTATGATTATTGGAATCAATGGAATAAATAATTCAATCATTTTTTACCTCCTTATTCTATAACTCTCTTTTTCTATGTTAATCCTGATTTCTTTGTTATTCCCGCGAAAGCGGAAATAATCTTTTTTAAACTTCTAGAATTCTCAAACATGACCAAACGTGCAACAATTTATTTTGATTCAATATCCAGTACGGTATGATAAAAAATTCTACTTACTGATAAAAATCAACGAAATATTTTTTTATAATTTTAATATTACTTCAATTCGAGGTTTCAATTTCCTCCACTACTATTTTATTAGCTTCAACACTAATTACTTTTATTTTGGTATTAATCTCAACATATTCCCCCCGGGTAAGAACATTCAGTTTTTTACCGTTAACCTCTGCTATACCAGAAGGGCGTAAAGGCGTAATAGCTATTCCTTTTTTACCAACAAATCGCTCTAAGTCCCTGGTTCCCACTGTGTATCCTAATTCCTTGTTCTGCGCAGTAGAAAGTACAAAACTTCTCCAAGTTCGAGTCGAAGGAAAAAATTTAATTAGCAAGAAAAATCCTACGATGGATATAATCAGAGCAATCAAGATAGAATAGGTTGCTTGAACAATATTTCCAAAAGTAAGAAATATACTAGCTAAAATTGCTGTAATTCCACTTATTCCTGCCAGACCGAAGCCAGGAATAAAAAATATTTCCGCTAAAATTAAAAGAATACCGATTACAAATAATATAATTGTTTCCAATCCTGCCAGACCGCCAATGATATGTCCTCCAAAAAATAAGGCAAGAGAAATTATTCCTATTGACCCCGCGATCCCCCAGCCTAAAGTCCAAAATTCAATTATTAATCCCAAAAAACCTAAAGATAACAATAAGGGACTGACTGCCGGATTGGTAATAAATCGGCTTATATTCTCAGCCCAATTCGGATATATATATACTACTTCAGCACTTTTAAAATTTATAAAATCTAAAACTTCTTCCAGGTTTGAAGAAATACCATCCGTAAAACCCAAGGTTAGAGCCTGTTCTGCATTTAAGGTTAGTATTTTATCTTTTTCAATGATACCATCGATTTCAATGTCCTTATCCACCATGGCAGCAGCGATATCTTTCGAACGCCTTCTGCTTAAGGCAGTAGAAACAAACTCAGCTTTTAAAGCTGAAATATTTTTTTCATCTGCCGGTCGGGGTTCTGCTGCACCAATACTGGCACTTTTATCCATTAGAATATATTCTGCAGAGAGAGCAATCAGAGCTCCGGCAGACCACGCCCTATTTCTTACGTAAGCTATGATAGGTACATTCAGATTCATTATTTTATCTCTTATCTGGGTAGCAGCATCCACTCTTCCACCGAAGGTATCAATTTCTAAAATAACAGCTTTTGCTTTGTTTATTGTCGCCTCCTCTAAAGCTCGCTTTACATAGGAAGATAAACCCAGGTCAATTGTTCCCTTAATAGTAACTAAATATACTTCACCTCTTTCATTAGCACAAGTATTTAGAGAAATTAAGCTAAAAGAGATAAATAGTGTTATAA
This window harbors:
- a CDS encoding UPF0365 family protein; translation: MELFIPLIPIIIVIFIIYIFFQFIPVGLWISAIAAGVKVGIFTLVGMRLRRVPPHQIVNALIKATKAGLTISIDKLEAHYLAGGNVDRVINALIAAERAGIPLSFEKGTAIDLAGRDVLEAVQMSVNPKVIKTPIVAAVAKNGIQVMATARVTVRANIERLVGGAGEETIIARVGEGIVTTIGSAETHKNVLENPDNISKTVLKKGLDAGTAFEILSIDIADVDVGKNIGAMLQTDQAEADKKIAQARAEQRRALAVAQEQEMKARVQEMRAKVVEAEAEVPKAMAEALRTGKLGVMDYYNLKNIAADTSMRDSISETSKKKENK
- a CDS encoding nodulation protein NfeD, with product MIKECNYLKLENNLSKKCKIFISVITLFISFSLISLNTCANERGEVYLVTIKGTIDLGLSSYVKRALEEATINKAKAVILEIDTFGGRVDAATQIRDKIMNLNVPIIAYVRNRAWSAGALIALSAEYILMDKSASIGAAEPRPADEKNISALKAEFVSTALSRRRSKDIAAAMVDKDIEIDGIIEKDKILTLNAEQALTLGFTDGISSNLEEVLDFINFKSAEVVYIYPNWAENISRFITNPAVSPLLLSLGFLGLIIEFWTLGWGIAGSIGIISLALFFGGHIIGGLAGLETIILFVIGILLILAEIFFIPGFGLAGISGITAILASIFLTFGNIVQATYSILIALIISIVGFFLLIKFFPSTRTWRSFVLSTAQNKELGYTVGTRDLERFVGKKGIAITPLRPSGIAEVNGKKLNVLTRGEYVEINTKIKVISVEANKIVVEEIETSN